The Macaca fascicularis isolate 582-1 chromosome 1, T2T-MFA8v1.1 genome includes a window with the following:
- the ACTL8 gene encoding actin-like protein 8: protein MAARTVIIDHGSGFLKAGTAGWNEPQMVFPNIVNYLPCKENPGPSYARRRVSLGIDICHPDTFSYPIERGRILNWEGVQYLWSFVLENHKREHEVPPVIITETPLREPADRKKMLEILFELLHVPSVLLADQLQMSLYASGLLTGVVVDSGYGLTRVQPFHQGRPLPASGKTLEFAGQDLSAYLLKSLFKEDCDRRSLFQLETVAITQMNKCYVPQNLGEALDFRERQKNGLDESNTYQLPDGSRVELTPMQRVAPEMFFSPQVFEQPGPSIPRAIVESVESCEISLRPLLVSHVMACGGNTLYPGFTKRLFRELMGDRVSSTKATVWAGSNRNFSVWLGASVVAHLSTYQSEWMSREEYGEHRRM, encoded by the exons ATGGCTGCAAGAACCGTTATCATTGACCACGGGTCTGGCTTTTTGAAGGCTGGCACGGCTGGCTGGAATGAGCCTCAGATGGTCTTCCCGAACATCGTAAACTACCTACCGTGCAAGGAGAACCCTGGCCCCAGCTACGCCCGGAGGCGCGTGAGCCTGGGCATCGACATTTGCCATCCTGACACCTTTAGCTACCCCATCGAGCGGGGCCGCATCCTCAACTGGGAGGGCGTGCAGTACCTCTGGTCATTTGTGTTGGAGAACCACAAACGGGAGCACGAGGTCCCCCCTGTGATCATCACAGAGACCCCCTTGAGGGAGCCTGCGGACCGAAAGAagatgttggag ATCCTGTTTGAGTTGCTGCATGTCCCATCCGTTCTCCTGGCTGACCAGCTGCAGATGTCCCTGTATGCCTCTGGCCTCCTGACCGGAGTGGTGGTTGATTCTGGCTACGGCCTGACCCGCGTGCAGCCTTTTCACCAGGGCCGCCCCTTGCCCGCCAGTGGCAAGACGCTGGAGTTCGCCGGCCAGGATCTCTCCGCCTATCTCCTCAAGAGCCTCTTTAAGGAAGATTGCGATAGACGCAGCCTGTTTCAGCTGGAGACGGTCGCCATTACTCAGATGAACAAGTGCTACGTGCCGCAGAATCTGGGGGAGGCCCTGGACTTTCGtgagaggcagaagaatggcttggaTGAGAGCAACACCTATCAGCTCCCAGACGGCTCCCGCGTGGAGCTGACCCCCATGCAGCGGGTGGCTCCTGAGATGTTCTTTAGCCCGCAGGTGTTCGAGCAGCCAGGGCCCAGCATCCCACGGGCCATCGTGGAATCCGTGGAGTCCTGCGAGATCTCCCTGCGCCCCCTGCTGGTCTCCCATGTGATGGCCTGCGGGGGCAACACCCTCTATCCCGGGTTCACAAAGCGCCTGTTCAGGGAGCTGATGGGGGATCGTGTCTCCTCCACCAAGGCCACAGTCTGGGCGGGTTCCAATAGAAACTTCAGTGTCTGGCTAGGAGCGTCCGTGGTGGCTCACCTTTCTACCTACCAGTCTGAGTGGATGTCCCGAGAGGAGTATGGTGAGCATAGGAGGATGTGA